In Aliivibrio wodanis, a genomic segment contains:
- a CDS encoding ABC-3 transporter protein, membrane component: MELFRQWALYGVEQGFLSDSFSYAFMVNAIVAAILLGPLLGGLGTLVIAKRLAFFSEAVGHAALTGIALGVLLGEPAENPIIGLFSFCMIFALLLHFVRNRTNVPYDTLVGVFLALALAVGAALLMYVARKINIHMLENVLFGSILTVTDQDIAILAGSCLLIVVVLIPTFNRILLTCISPDIARVRGYKTNFYDYLFVMMITLVTIASVKIVGAVLVGALLLIPGATARLLTKNMGSFVLMSALLATISCLIGTVLPMELEMPVPSGAAIIIVSAFFFLLATTYRIIRKN, translated from the coding sequence ATGGAACTGTTTCGTCAGTGGGCGTTATATGGCGTCGAGCAAGGTTTCTTAAGTGACAGTTTTTCGTATGCCTTTATGGTTAATGCTATTGTTGCCGCCATCCTCTTAGGGCCATTGTTAGGTGGTTTGGGGACGTTAGTGATTGCAAAGCGTTTGGCCTTTTTTTCTGAAGCAGTTGGACACGCTGCCTTAACGGGTATCGCGTTAGGTGTGTTATTGGGTGAGCCCGCAGAGAACCCAATCATCGGCTTATTTAGTTTCTGTATGATCTTTGCTTTGTTACTGCATTTTGTAAGAAACCGAACTAACGTGCCTTACGATACGTTAGTTGGGGTTTTCCTTGCCTTGGCATTGGCTGTGGGCGCTGCATTACTGATGTACGTAGCACGTAAAATTAATATTCACATGCTAGAGAACGTATTGTTCGGTTCTATCCTAACGGTTACGGACCAAGACATTGCGATTCTAGCAGGCAGTTGCTTATTGATTGTGGTGGTATTAATTCCGACGTTTAATCGTATTTTATTAACTTGTATTAGCCCTGATATTGCCAGAGTTCGTGGCTACAAAACTAATTTTTATGATTACCTTTTTGTGATGATGATTACCCTTGTGACGATTGCATCGGTAAAAATTGTCGGTGCGGTTTTAGTTGGCGCGTTATTGCTCATACCTGGTGCGACGGCTCGATTGTTAACTAAGAATATGGGCAGTTTTGTCTTGATGTCTGCGCTATTAGCGACAATATCGTGCTTGATTGGCACCGTATTACCGATGGAATTAGAAATGCCAGTGCCTTCTGGGGCTGCGATTATTATTGTTTCAGCTTTCTTCTTTTTACTTGCGACCACCTACCGAATTATTCGTAAGAATTAA
- a CDS encoding putative membrane protein, which produces MIIQSVTPNNGSAEGKWIALIIGCILLIAVVALPYHQSNDKGVKLESHQVLITDLTQDDLAMIAELRLAYEEIYDIQAESTEENAWPEIAYLADEWLPPFVQDQSWERRGKHQWQHLGSGVYLGLKVKKEGAASFIFNVKGDDIELWLNSELMLTTISPAPISWNESELIQQHWMQVVFPAHDTHLN; this is translated from the coding sequence ATGATCATTCAATCAGTCACTCCAAATAATGGAAGCGCAGAAGGAAAATGGATAGCACTCATTATTGGGTGCATTTTGCTTATTGCAGTGGTCGCGTTGCCATATCATCAATCGAACGATAAAGGCGTAAAGCTTGAATCACACCAAGTATTAATTACCGATTTAACGCAAGATGATTTAGCTATGATCGCTGAATTACGTTTAGCCTATGAAGAAATTTACGATATTCAGGCTGAATCAACAGAAGAAAATGCATGGCCAGAGATTGCTTACCTAGCGGATGAATGGTTACCGCCTTTTGTGCAAGACCAAAGCTGGGAGCGTCGCGGAAAGCACCAATGGCAGCATTTAGGTTCTGGAGTTTATCTGGGTTTAAAAGTGAAAAAAGAAGGCGCTGCGTCATTCATTTTTAATGTGAAAGGCGATGATATTGAGCTTTGGCTAAATTCTGAATTGATGTTGACGACCATCTCTCCTGCTCCAATCTCTTGGAATGAAAGCGAACTCATTCAACAGCATTGGATGCAAGTAGTCTTTCCTGCTCATGACACTCATTTAAATTGA
- a CDS encoding putative exported protein, whose translation MTKVNLKSLFVSSLLFSSASFAHFPLMSCWFESDLVLCETGYSDGSKAVDYDVNMYDYDDNLIAKVTTDKRSIAEFTNPETDFYLVFDSGHESPVEVDVVEISEK comes from the coding sequence ATGACTAAAGTAAACCTGAAATCCCTTTTTGTTTCTTCTCTTCTTTTTTCTTCTGCGAGTTTTGCTCATTTTCCATTAATGAGCTGTTGGTTTGAATCGGATTTAGTATTGTGTGAAACAGGCTACAGTGATGGCAGTAAAGCTGTTGATTACGACGTAAATATGTATGATTACGATGATAATTTGATTGCAAAAGTCACCACTGATAAACGCTCAATTGCGGAATTTACAAATCCTGAAACAGATTTTTATTTGGTGTTTGATTCAGGACACGAAAGCCCAGTGGAAGTCGATGTTGTCGAGATCTCAGAGAAATGA
- a CDS encoding ABC transporter, periplasmic solute binding protein, whose translation MMKSILYVRSFVLLSLLSLFSASAISATKPLVIGITLQPYYSYVKAVVGDKAEILPLVDAGFNPHNYLPQPNDLKRLNKMDVIVVNGIGHDDFALKVISAANNSELMVLEANKDVPLLPAMGQSVGKGAVNPHTFVGLSTTIQKVYTIANELSRIDPENASFYRKNARKYAKKFRLMKRDAMLSLGELDTAGMKVATTHNAYGYILQEFGVDVAAVIEPAHGVEPSASQLQGTIEKIRESDIDVLFYELNMPNRFVDTIEEATGVQLYRFSHMTHGPYEDNKVEIEMKSNLNTLIEAMKFAADKDAK comes from the coding sequence ATGATGAAATCTATTTTATACGTACGTTCTTTTGTTCTGCTTAGCTTACTCTCTTTGTTTTCTGCATCGGCAATATCGGCAACAAAACCTTTGGTGATTGGCATTACCTTACAACCTTACTACAGCTATGTAAAAGCGGTTGTGGGAGATAAAGCAGAAATTCTTCCTTTGGTTGATGCAGGGTTTAATCCCCACAATTATTTACCCCAACCAAACGATTTAAAACGTTTAAATAAAATGGATGTGATTGTTGTTAATGGCATTGGTCATGATGACTTTGCGTTAAAAGTAATTTCGGCAGCAAATAACAGCGAATTAATGGTATTAGAAGCCAATAAAGACGTTCCTTTGTTACCAGCGATGGGGCAATCGGTAGGTAAAGGGGCGGTGAATCCTCACACATTTGTTGGTCTATCTACAACAATTCAAAAGGTTTACACCATTGCCAATGAGCTATCTCGAATTGATCCTGAAAATGCCTCGTTCTACCGTAAAAATGCGCGTAAATACGCGAAAAAATTCCGATTAATGAAGCGTGATGCCATGCTCTCTCTGGGTGAATTAGACACTGCAGGAATGAAGGTAGCAACAACGCACAATGCATATGGTTATATTCTTCAAGAGTTTGGTGTGGATGTGGCAGCTGTCATTGAACCCGCTCACGGTGTAGAACCAAGTGCGAGTCAACTGCAAGGGACGATTGAAAAGATCCGTGAATCCGACATTGATGTTTTATTTTATGAATTGAACATGCCAAACCGTTTTGTCGATACGATTGAAGAGGCAACAGGTGTTCAGCTGTACCGTTTTTCTCACATGACGCATGGCCCTTATGAAGACAATAAAGTTGAAATCGAAATGAAATCAAATTTAAACACTCTAATCGAAGCTATGAAATTTGCCGCTGATAAGGACGCTAAATAA
- a CDS encoding oligopeptide ABC transporter, ATP-binding component produces the protein MSNINITNGSHPDPLIQIKELCVDYITDNGDFNAVKSVSFDVGKGEIFGLAGESGCGKSTIAFAINRLHKPPAFISGGSILFQDKDLLRLSDGQLNAIRWSEIAMVFQSAMNSLNPVLPIQEQFADVLRHHKGMTNEQAKDRAEKLLDLVNIPRERLADYPHQFSGGMRQRLVIAIALSLSPKLIIMDEPTTALDVVVQREILQQIYQLKQEFGFSVLFITHDLALMSQLCDRIAIMRHGEIVEVGTSSDIRNNPQHPYTQKLWASFPNIHEERRQSPTLEGVL, from the coding sequence ATGAGTAATATAAACATCACTAACGGCTCTCACCCTGATCCGTTAATTCAAATAAAAGAACTCTGTGTTGATTACATCACTGATAATGGTGATTTCAATGCCGTGAAGTCCGTCAGCTTTGATGTCGGTAAAGGAGAAATATTCGGCCTTGCTGGTGAATCAGGTTGTGGGAAAAGTACCATTGCCTTTGCTATTAACCGTCTTCATAAGCCACCGGCATTTATTTCTGGAGGGAGTATTTTATTTCAAGATAAAGACTTACTCCGATTATCTGATGGACAATTAAATGCAATCCGGTGGAGTGAGATTGCTATGGTATTTCAAAGTGCCATGAACTCACTAAATCCTGTTCTTCCTATTCAGGAACAATTTGCTGATGTATTACGCCACCACAAGGGCATGACAAACGAACAAGCGAAAGACAGGGCAGAGAAACTGTTAGATTTAGTTAATATTCCTCGTGAACGCTTAGCTGATTATCCTCACCAATTTAGTGGCGGAATGAGACAACGCCTAGTCATTGCAATTGCACTCTCTCTAAGCCCGAAACTGATCATAATGGATGAACCAACAACAGCACTTGATGTAGTTGTCCAACGAGAGATATTGCAACAAATCTATCAATTAAAACAAGAATTTGGCTTCTCAGTCTTATTTATTACCCATGATTTGGCGCTAATGAGTCAGCTTTGTGATCGTATTGCGATTATGCGCCACGGTGAAATTGTTGAAGTTGGTACATCATCAGACATTAGAAATAACCCACAGCACCCTTACACTCAAAAACTATGGGCTTCATTCCCAAATATTCATGAAGAAAGACGTCAATCCCCAACATTAGAAGGAGTTTTATAA
- a CDS encoding membrane protein, producing MNSLTLFFETFLSTIRDVLPIVVIIFGFQFAVLKKPIANLPKVILGFFYVILGLSLFLMGLELALFPLGESMAAQLTAPDFIYEGKDVLIQTFDWVDYYWVYIFAATIGFSTTIAEPSLIAVAIKANAVSGGSISINGLRIAVALGVAFGISLGSYRIVVGDPIHYYIMVGYVIVVIQTFYAPKMIIPLAYDSGGVTTSTVTVPLVTALGLGLASTIPGRNPMIDGFGLIAFASLFPIISVMAYAQISAYRAKTKSSPQENTN from the coding sequence ATGAACAGTCTAACTCTATTTTTTGAAACCTTCTTATCAACCATTCGTGATGTATTACCGATTGTCGTTATTATTTTTGGTTTCCAATTTGCGGTATTAAAAAAACCAATAGCCAATTTACCTAAAGTCATTCTAGGGTTTTTCTACGTAATTTTAGGGTTATCCCTATTTTTAATGGGATTAGAACTCGCGCTGTTTCCACTCGGTGAATCGATGGCAGCCCAATTAACCGCGCCTGATTTTATCTATGAAGGGAAAGATGTATTAATCCAAACCTTTGATTGGGTCGATTATTATTGGGTCTATATTTTTGCGGCGACGATTGGTTTTAGTACTACTATTGCTGAGCCATCACTCATTGCTGTTGCTATAAAAGCCAATGCGGTTTCTGGCGGCAGTATCAGTATTAATGGATTACGAATAGCCGTTGCTTTAGGTGTTGCCTTTGGTATCTCGCTAGGAAGTTATCGAATTGTAGTTGGTGATCCCATTCATTATTACATCATGGTGGGCTATGTCATTGTGGTTATCCAAACCTTCTATGCCCCTAAAATGATCATTCCGCTGGCTTACGATTCTGGTGGTGTAACAACCTCAACGGTTACCGTACCTTTGGTCACCGCACTAGGGTTGGGACTTGCTTCAACAATTCCCGGTCGAAACCCAATGATTGATGGCTTTGGATTAATTGCCTTTGCCAGCTTGTTCCCCATTATTTCTGTTATGGCTTATGCGCAGATCAGTGCTTATAGAGCCAAAACAAAATCTAGTCCTCAAGAAAATACGAATTAA
- a CDS encoding putative membrane protein, with product MSIYQGIKHIMKTTLMNSKFKAAVLTGVMAAGLLAATTANAHPRWVLPSHFTVSKEGGDWLTFDVTASHGTFVFDKPAGSDKAQVVMPDGRTERPNFVVKGKRRSMFDFYFEEEGTHKVRINNEPTYYTQYKAGRRDTVKWIKATKADRALVLPEKARDVVSQVSFTRAESYVTVGKPTTEAMKLDNTLLELKPLTHPSDILEGEPVTFQFFFNGKPQAGVTADITREGTLYRNHQEQIDVVSDKDGKITFTPETAGRYLMKSNYKGELKDHPLAEKASVNVHLTFEALLQ from the coding sequence ATGTCTATTTATCAGGGAATTAAACACATTATGAAAACAACATTAATGAACAGTAAGTTCAAAGCCGCAGTATTAACTGGCGTGATGGCAGCAGGTTTACTGGCTGCAACGACGGCTAACGCGCACCCTCGTTGGGTTTTACCTTCTCATTTTACCGTATCTAAAGAAGGCGGTGATTGGCTTACGTTTGATGTGACCGCATCACATGGTACGTTCGTATTTGATAAGCCAGCGGGCAGTGATAAAGCACAAGTAGTGATGCCTGATGGCCGTACTGAGCGCCCAAACTTTGTTGTTAAAGGCAAACGTCGTTCAATGTTTGATTTCTATTTTGAAGAAGAAGGCACGCATAAAGTGCGTATCAACAATGAACCTACTTACTATACCCAATATAAAGCAGGCCGTCGTGATACGGTGAAATGGATTAAAGCAACCAAGGCAGATCGTGCGTTAGTACTTCCAGAAAAAGCACGAGATGTGGTAAGCCAAGTAAGTTTTACTCGTGCTGAAAGTTACGTGACAGTAGGCAAACCAACAACAGAAGCGATGAAGCTTGATAATACCTTGTTAGAGCTTAAACCATTAACTCATCCGTCGGATATTCTTGAAGGTGAGCCAGTTACTTTTCAGTTCTTCTTTAATGGTAAACCTCAAGCGGGTGTAACGGCTGATATTACTCGTGAAGGGACGCTATATCGTAATCATCAAGAACAAATTGACGTAGTGAGTGATAAAGACGGAAAGATCACCTTTACTCCTGAAACAGCGGGTCGTTACCTGATGAAATCAAATTACAAAGGTGAGCTGAAAGACCACCCACTTGCAGAAAAAGCAAGTGTAAATGTTCACTTAACGTTTGAAGCTCTACTTCAATAA
- a CDS encoding membrane protein, with translation MKQNSMKWIAIASICVASLFSIKTVIAADVLTATPVTYMLSSELLKETSLTTKYLPPNRYGIERLPNWVANKGAKTVQDSAKTAQAVVTIGAVWADDPLFVNARYSNIQIIEVDASQAITPRAQGVATLRLSDGTTSKYAWLNPTNLIRMVAIVSDDFQRIWPDKSEQIQKNQEQFMLSVRQLINQQQKVILENDIDSVILLSEQLEDFASGNQLFVVDRLTKPALEWTEDDKAQLKGLIEEDESVWIITTQKPNKQMQALLPMERVLVVDAVDRWGRAGINSKAPLQRWQLAL, from the coding sequence ATGAAACAGAATTCAATGAAATGGATAGCGATTGCTAGTATATGTGTCGCCTCACTATTTAGCATCAAAACAGTAATAGCGGCAGATGTATTAACGGCAACCCCTGTGACGTATATGTTATCAAGCGAGTTATTAAAAGAAACCTCATTAACGACAAAATATTTACCACCAAATCGTTATGGGATTGAGCGTTTACCCAATTGGGTTGCCAATAAAGGGGCTAAAACCGTTCAAGATTCAGCAAAAACAGCCCAAGCGGTTGTGACGATTGGGGCGGTATGGGCTGATGATCCTCTGTTTGTGAACGCAAGATACAGCAATATTCAGATTATTGAGGTTGACGCCTCTCAAGCGATAACTCCTCGAGCACAAGGTGTAGCAACATTACGTTTATCTGATGGAACGACCTCAAAATACGCATGGTTAAACCCAACAAACTTAATCAGAATGGTAGCGATTGTTAGTGATGATTTTCAACGTATCTGGCCTGATAAATCAGAGCAGATTCAAAAAAACCAAGAGCAGTTTATGTTGTCGGTACGTCAATTAATTAATCAACAACAAAAAGTGATTTTAGAGAATGATATCGACTCGGTTATTTTGTTGTCTGAGCAGTTAGAAGATTTTGCCTCTGGCAATCAATTGTTTGTGGTTGATCGTTTAACAAAACCTGCTCTTGAATGGACAGAAGATGATAAAGCACAGTTGAAAGGCTTAATTGAAGAAGATGAGTCAGTTTGGATTATTACAACTCAAAAGCCAAACAAACAGATGCAAGCATTGCTACCAATGGAACGTGTATTAGTTGTTGATGCGGTTGATCGTTGGGGCAGAGCAGGAATAAACAGTAAAGCGCCATTACAGAGATGGCAATTAGCGTTATAG
- a CDS encoding ABC transporter, ATP binding protein, with amino-acid sequence MSGPAISLINVGLTYGENTILEGVNQRFEAGQCHVVMGPNGGGKTSLLRSILGLTAFQGEINIEWPEQKGVIGYVPQKAVFESSLPLTVKDFILLNQTRVPLFLSALWRKKSSQEAFAMAQLERVGMSNRADRRMGQLSGGEQQRVLFAQALLDNPDLLVLDEPTTGMDEHGVRYLESLMHEFIAQGKTVLAVHHDVTAVRRLKAHVHVINRNLVDSGCYSEVLKPEKIERLFNHYTGASAQYDASKTNNGEAA; translated from the coding sequence ATGTCAGGACCAGCAATTTCGTTAATCAATGTTGGGCTTACTTATGGTGAAAATACCATTTTAGAAGGGGTGAACCAACGTTTTGAAGCCGGTCAATGCCATGTGGTGATGGGTCCTAATGGCGGTGGTAAAACCTCGTTATTGCGTTCAATTTTAGGATTAACCGCGTTTCAAGGTGAAATTAATATTGAGTGGCCAGAGCAGAAAGGCGTGATTGGTTATGTACCACAAAAAGCCGTCTTTGAATCTAGCCTGCCGCTAACAGTGAAAGATTTCATTTTATTGAATCAAACGCGAGTGCCTCTGTTTTTAAGTGCGTTATGGCGTAAGAAAAGCAGCCAAGAAGCATTTGCAATGGCGCAGTTAGAGCGCGTTGGAATGTCTAACCGTGCCGATCGTCGCATGGGGCAACTTTCTGGTGGTGAGCAACAACGCGTGTTATTCGCGCAAGCGTTACTGGATAATCCCGATTTACTTGTTCTTGATGAACCAACAACAGGAATGGATGAGCACGGGGTTCGTTATCTTGAATCCTTAATGCATGAATTTATCGCGCAAGGTAAAACGGTATTAGCCGTTCACCACGATGTGACCGCTGTTCGCCGTCTTAAAGCACATGTTCATGTTATCAATCGTAATTTGGTTGATTCTGGTTGTTATTCAGAAGTATTAAAACCTGAGAAAATTGAGCGATTATTCAATCATTATACGGGTGCAAGTGCTCAGTACGATGCATCAAAAACCAACAATGGAGAGGCTGCGTAA
- a CDS encoding membrane protein, with product MLLKNKQVQLWARRLHVYVSMALLLVVLFFSITGITLNRPDWFVSSSPDIKNTTLSVPNSVLFSQDEKQHILWNKPNTAALLDYLNQHTDLSGTPSNVDVFTDVEDGELVEGELSLNYKGPGYNASVYIDLTTGMADIESSNYGVVALLNDLHKGRNSGEVWKAFIDITALLMIFFVLTGVCLILPKKRTLMTSMKWMVFGSSITLALYFIAVP from the coding sequence ATGTTGCTGAAAAATAAACAAGTACAATTGTGGGCGCGTCGCTTACATGTCTATGTATCAATGGCGCTTCTACTCGTTGTCTTATTTTTCTCGATCACCGGGATCACGCTAAATCGTCCTGATTGGTTTGTTAGTAGTTCTCCAGACATCAAAAACACCACTCTTTCTGTTCCTAACAGTGTGCTTTTTTCTCAAGATGAAAAACAACACATCCTTTGGAATAAACCAAATACCGCTGCTTTGCTTGATTACTTAAATCAACACACCGATCTCTCTGGAACGCCTTCTAATGTTGATGTTTTTACCGACGTTGAAGACGGTGAATTAGTCGAGGGTGAATTGTCATTAAATTATAAAGGCCCCGGTTATAACGCGTCTGTTTATATCGATTTAACGACAGGCATGGCAGATATCGAAAGCTCAAACTATGGCGTTGTTGCGTTATTAAATGATTTACACAAAGGACGAAACAGCGGTGAAGTTTGGAAAGCATTCATTGATATTACCGCGTTATTAATGATCTTTTTTGTACTAACCGGTGTGTGCTTAATTTTACCGAAAAAAAGAACACTAATGACATCAATGAAGTGGATGGTATTTGGCTCATCAATCACGCTTGCATTGTATTTTATTGCCGTACCTTAA
- a CDS encoding oligopeptide ABC transporter, ATP-binding component → MDKPLIQVKNIVKEFTVGGGFAKEDTFKALQGISFDLYAGRTLALVGESGCGKSTCARLITKVYPATNGEILFDGKNINEITSSKEILKYRSQVQMIFQDPFGSLNPTHTIAHHLTRPLKIHKQIANDKDIPARLLELLDLVELDHDTLAKFPHELSGGQRQRVNLARALAVGSKIILADEPTSMLDVSIRLGVLNLMQNMKKELGIGFLYITHDLATAHYIAEETAVMYKGQIVEWGDTRSILRNPQHPYTKLLISAVPDPDLPFGNLVESEPNYSIDADEIRKRSSIVIEGCKQVGDNHFVKHWDEAA, encoded by the coding sequence ATGGATAAGCCTCTTATTCAAGTTAAGAACATCGTTAAAGAATTTACTGTTGGTGGAGGCTTCGCAAAGGAAGATACCTTTAAAGCATTACAAGGGATCAGTTTTGATCTCTATGCAGGACGCACCTTAGCTCTGGTTGGAGAATCTGGTTGTGGCAAAAGTACCTGTGCTCGCTTAATTACTAAGGTTTACCCTGCGACGAACGGGGAAATTCTGTTTGATGGAAAAAATATCAATGAGATAACATCATCAAAAGAGATCTTAAAGTATCGCAGCCAAGTACAAATGATATTTCAAGACCCATTTGGTTCATTAAACCCAACGCATACCATTGCACATCATTTAACTCGACCACTTAAAATTCATAAACAAATAGCGAATGATAAAGACATACCTGCACGCCTACTTGAATTATTAGATTTGGTTGAATTGGATCACGACACTTTAGCGAAATTTCCTCATGAACTCAGCGGTGGTCAGCGTCAAAGAGTCAACCTTGCCCGCGCTTTAGCGGTTGGTTCTAAGATCATTCTAGCTGACGAGCCTACCTCGATGCTTGATGTATCGATTCGATTAGGCGTTCTTAACCTAATGCAGAACATGAAAAAAGAGCTCGGTATTGGCTTTTTGTATATCACACATGATCTCGCTACTGCTCATTATATCGCCGAAGAAACCGCCGTGATGTACAAAGGCCAAATTGTAGAATGGGGAGACACTCGCTCAATTTTACGTAACCCTCAGCACCCTTACACCAAGCTATTAATCTCAGCAGTGCCTGATCCTGATTTACCGTTTGGCAATTTAGTCGAAAGTGAACCAAACTATTCTATAGACGCTGATGAAATTAGAAAACGCAGCAGTATTGTAATAGAAGGGTGTAAACAGGTCGGCGATAATCATTTTGTTAAACATTGGGATGAGGCAGCATAA
- a CDS encoding putative exported protein, with translation MASLSTYLRHSIAAMVLTTPLFVNSAAISESAKVDVAFELPTITTTMYARPYVAVWIENSERKSVKTIELWVGKDEWLKDLRSWWRKVGRYDRELVDAVTSATRPAGKYKFSWDGKDDSGQALSQGDYTLHIEVVREHGGRNYLRQKMTLANSDMTYQLKPTEETGEITIHYKK, from the coding sequence ATGGCTTCACTCTCTACCTATTTACGTCATTCAATTGCTGCAATGGTACTAACAACGCCTCTTTTTGTTAATTCAGCGGCTATTTCTGAGAGTGCAAAAGTCGATGTTGCTTTTGAGCTTCCAACGATTACGACCACCATGTATGCACGCCCTTATGTAGCTGTATGGATTGAAAACAGCGAACGTAAGTCAGTAAAAACGATTGAGCTGTGGGTAGGCAAAGATGAATGGTTAAAAGATTTAAGAAGTTGGTGGCGTAAAGTCGGTCGTTACGATCGTGAATTAGTTGATGCTGTTACTTCTGCAACACGACCAGCTGGTAAATACAAATTCAGTTGGGATGGCAAAGATGACTCAGGTCAGGCGCTATCACAAGGGGATTATACGTTACATATCGAAGTGGTTCGCGAGCATGGTGGCCGTAACTATTTACGTCAAAAAATGACGTTAGCGAATAGTGATATGACTTACCAATTAAAGCCAACAGAAGAGACTGGCGAAATCACTATTCATTATAAAAAATAA
- a CDS encoding putative uncharacterized CBS domain protein has translation MNTIKVENVMSNTYVMVDGLMTVAEGIQLAKQKQVKALIVKKRHDDDEYGIVLMNDIAKKVLAQNRPTERTNIYEIMTKPALSVSPDMNVKYCARLFERFGISRAPVIKNGQIVGMVSYNNIVLNGMAGVSP, from the coding sequence ATGAATACGATTAAAGTAGAAAACGTTATGTCAAATACCTACGTCATGGTTGATGGCTTAATGACGGTTGCTGAAGGCATTCAATTAGCTAAGCAGAAGCAAGTCAAAGCGCTGATTGTAAAAAAACGCCATGATGATGATGAATACGGCATTGTCCTAATGAATGATATTGCTAAAAAAGTACTCGCACAAAACCGTCCAACAGAAAGAACGAATATTTATGAGATCATGACAAAGCCTGCACTTTCTGTCTCTCCTGATATGAACGTAAAGTACTGTGCACGATTATTCGAACGCTTTGGGATAAGCAGAGCACCTGTCATTAAAAATGGTCAGATAGTTGGAATGGTCAGTTATAACAACATTGTTTTGAATGGGATGGCTGGCGTAAGCCCCTAG